Proteins from a genomic interval of Drosophila melanogaster chromosome 2R:
- the Daao1 gene encoding D-amino acid oxidase 1, isoform B, whose protein sequence is MHFGVLGSGIIGLTTALELQKEFPTARVSVIADRFNEDTVSYVAAGIFRPGTSFMGPTQKITQQWMTDAFNYWDELRRSKEAPLAGVCQLSGYIYSRTSPSIVRNHFIEKLLPVYRRATEEELRLCNGGWKYGSFFTTCLTESRLFLPYATKKFLENGGEVVRQHVNSFFEVPQNIDLLLNCTGMGAKELCGDQHLVPIRGQVLKVRAPWVKTAFYGDYDTYVLPGFETVTLGGCRQFDSYNTEWCKYDSMAIRERCYDLLPSLRKAEIVRECVGLRPHRSVVRVEPELITNPEGRRLKVVHNYGHGGYGVTTAPGTAMYAVRLVRDLLAGNSKL, encoded by the exons ATGCATTTCGGAGTCTTGGGAAGCGGTATCATTGGTCTTACGACCGCCTTAGAACTCCAGAAGGAGTTTCCCACAGCAAGGGTTTCCGTGATTGCGGATCGGTTTAACGAGGACACCGTCAGCTATGTGGCGGCTGGAATTTTCCGACCTGGAACCAGCTTTATGGGCCCCACCCAGAAAATTACGCA ACAATGGATGACCGATGCCTTCAACTACTGGGATGAGCTGCGTCGCTCCAAGGAGGCTCCTCTGGCGGGCGTGTGCCAATTATCCGGCTATATTTACTCCCGCACCTCCCCCTCCATCGTACGG AACCACTTTATTGAGAAACTATTGCCCGTCTACCGAAGAGCCACCGAGGAGGAACTGAGGCTATGCAACGGCGGCTGGAAGTACGGATCCTTCTTCACCACATGCCTAACGGAAAGCCGCCTCTTCTTGCCCTATGCCACTAAAAA ATTCCTGGAGAACGGAGGAGAGGTTGTCCGTCAGCATGTGAACAGCTTTTTCGAAGTGCCGCAGAACATTGACTTGCTCCTTAACTGCACCGGAATGGGAGCCAAGGAGTTGTGTGGGGACCAGCACTTGGTTCCCATTCGGGGTCAAGTGCTCAAAGTGCGTGCTCCCTGGGTAAAGACGGCTTTCTACGGCGATTACGACACCTACGTTCTTCCCGGATTTGAGACTGTGACCCTGGGAGGATGTCGCCAATTCGACAGCTACAACACCGAGTGGTGCAAATACGATAGCATGGCCATTCGAGAGCGTTGCTACGATTTGCTGCCCAGTCTCCGGAAAGCGGAGATCGTGCGGGAATGTGTTGGTCTGCGGCCACACCGCTCCGTCGTTCGGGTGGAGCCAGAACTGATCACGAATCCGGAAGGCAGGCGGCTGAAGGTAGTCCACAACTACGGCCACGGCGGCTACGGTGTGACCACGGCTCCTGGAACGGCTATGTACGCAGTTCGATTGGTACGCGATCTACTAGCGGGAAACAGTAAACTGTAG
- the CG33144 gene encoding uncharacterized protein, isoform A, whose amino-acid sequence MRPPMAMPSMQASTGLQPTEVHPVQQLHLHATPSNPSDIHQDRSPHNHNAKLPPLELLVENKISYSSYQQHAKDLKHQSHNQNRSKRSSLSSPSSSEDCVSAARANIFDDAAENFVINFPSESATSQHLLPLSETVPLLTHIEATVVDKQRSIRLNKNSASLIFTKKELNQGTREHHHQHNNQQHQQQQRRPHHSSLYGVGRKPTKHLPPTRGHHQRRSLPLSYNNNLVTTAPSAGGAGGPGGAAKLVPLKQQHQHHGAGHTAPPTANVVVAGGAGAAAPSARKQLSYSWYAPVYSALEEELEQDSRDSSPIHNLANTKQHQRSASQKASTALHATPRHDRAHDSADAETVALLDTQTRSKIIISSANGDAGGAGAGVGFGGGGGGGSGNGGVLAANGGGDLESSLGLSGGGQLPRRRRIENFLKSLVGLKASSGRGGGGGGNVGGGGAVPDRERPASPEIRITRTPSEQDVVLRDPSGRQLANGHGRGSLSISGSSSSLNVVQQKIWHIMRREGSASSLHQEKSQSIVQYTGLRKCETVLALTRQSQSHGHVHGLSQSRSQGHSLAVHGSGIFSSGGVEQIRPLNRLRNSVSSINGVGTCSRCSSLLSLAASGSRYSLSNGFAPRPTSALNHLEAGWEDDQRRAQEPHINVNAQIRLSGGATANSTSPSPPSNVTTATLHSSSANNLNQEPQQSTSTPATTPTETPGSGELGPFGTNHAYPLTVSSLLSMASANQAAQACCVRDGIALKRREMLASADVTPSVGTPATPTTAFKPFTCKLCLIDVEDVGEAMALQQCGCQFCIECMRAYVEFEISEGAYEISCPDATCPAQGAISLPEIANLTTTNLLKKHHRYRLNREIELDKTRTWCPRAGCETICTVGAAAQPGQSSVICQMDESPSTSQSYSPQQEVAGNGSTGAAAGNGAPVLSVSVHCPSCKDEFCGLCKKAYHPNISCDEFGRRLIADGQDDIGIPFDNELIKCCPMCAVPIEKDEGCAQMMCKRCKHVFCWYCLASLDDDFLLRHYDKGPCKNKLGHSRASVVWHRAQVIGIFAGFGILLLVASPLLLLAAPCIICCKCRGCTGSKIDEVDAELEEEVTALQG is encoded by the exons ATGCGGCCACCAATGGCGATGCCATCGATGCAAGCGTCGACGGGTTTGCAGCCGACTGAAGTGCATCCGGTGCAACAGCTGCACTTGCATGCCACGCCCTCAAATCCTTCGGATATACACCAGGATCGGAGTCCACACAACCATAACGCCAAACTGCCACCGCTGGAACTGCTGGTGGAGAACAAGATTAGCTACAGCAGCTACCAGCAGCACGCCAAGGACCTCAAGCACCAGAGTCACAATCAAAACCGATCCAAGAGAAGTTCCCTCAGCAGTCCCTCGTCCAGCGAGGATTGCGTTAGTGCTGCCAGGGCCAATATCTTTGATGACGCCGCCGAGAACTTCGTGATCAATTTCCCCTCGGAGTCGGCCACCTCGCAGCATTTGCTGCCACTGTCGGAGACTGTGCCCCTGCTCACCCACATCGAGGCCACGGTGGTGGATAAGCAGCGCTCCATAAGGCTGAACAAGAACAGTGCCTCGCTGATCTTCACGAAGAAGGAACTTAACCAGGGAACCAGGgaacatcatcatcagcacaataatcagcagcaccagcagcagcaacggcgTCCGCACCATAGCAGTTTGTACGGAGTGGGCAGGAAGCCGACCAAGCACCTACCGCCAACTAGAGGACACCACCAGAGGCGCAGTCTACCTCTTAGCTACAACAACAATCTGGTGACCACCGCTCCATCAGCAGGTGGGGCAGGAGGTCCCGGTGGAGCAGCCAAACTTGTGCCGCtcaagcagcagcatcagcaccaCGGAGCGGGCCACACGGCACCACCCACGGCGAACGTCGTTGTTGCCGGTGGAGCGGGAGCGGCGGCTCCGTCTGCCCGCAAGCAGCTCTCCTACTCCTGGTACGCGCCCGTCTACAGTGCGCtcgaggaggagctggagcaggacTCGCGG GACTCCTCGCCAATCCACAATCTGGCCAACACAAAGCAGCACCAGCGGTCCGCCAGCCAAAAGGCATCCACCGCCCTGCATGCCACGCCCCGCCACGATCGCGCCCACGATTCCGCCGACGCCGAGACGGTTGCGCTGCTGGACACGCAGACGCGCAGCAAGATCATCATTTCCTCGGCGAATGGTGACGCTGGCGGAGCGGGTGCAGGAGTTGGATTCGGTGGAGGCGGGGGCGGAGGATCTGGAAACGGCGGAGTACTGGCAGCGAACGGAGGAGGAGATCTGGAGAGCTCGCTGGGACTATCTGGTGGTGGGCAATTGCCACGAAGGCGTCGCATCGAGAACTTTCTCAAATCGCTGGTGGGACTCAAGGCGAGTAGCGGTcgcggaggaggtggtggtggcaaTGTTGGTGGGGGCGGGGCAGTACCAGATCGGGAACGTCCTGCCTCCCCAGAAATTCGGATCACCCGCACTCCATCCGAGCAGGATGTCGTGCTGCGAGATCCTTCTGGCCGACAGCTAGCCAACGGCCATGGTCGAGGCAGCCTGAGCATCAGCGGTTCGAGCAGCTCCTTGAATGTGGTCCAGCAGAAGATATGGCATATCATGCGACGCGAGGGTAGCGCTAGCAGCTTGCACCAGGAGAAGTCCCAGTCGATTGTCCAGTACACGGGACTGCGAAAGTGCGAAACGGTCCTAGCACTCACCCGTCAATCGCAATCGCATGGCCACGTTCACGGCTTGAGCCAGAGTCGAAGTCAGGGTCACTCCTTGGCGGTCCATGGCAGCGGGATCTTCAGCTCGGGTGGCGTGGAGCAGATTCGACCACTGAATCGCCTGCGGAACAGCGTGAGCAGCATTAACGGCGTGGGTACCTGTTCGCGCTGCTCCAGTCTGTTATCCCTGGCTGCCTCCGGATCGCGTTACTCCCTGTCGAATGGATTTGCGCCCCGGCCAACTTCGGCCCTCAATCACCTAGAAGCTGGATGGGAGGACGATCAACGGCGCGCGCAGGAGCCGCATATCAACGTGAATGCCCAGATCAGACTGAGCGGTGGAGCAACTGCCAACTCGACCAGTCCCAGTCCGCCGTCCAATGTGACCACGGCCACATTGCACTCCAGTTCCGCCAATAATCTGAATCAGGAACCGCAGCAGTCCACGTCGACGCCCGCCACCACGCCCACTGAGACACCTGGGAGCGGCGAATTGGGACCGTTCGGTACCAATCATGCATATCCATTGACCGTAAGCTCCCTGCTCTCCATGGCCAGTGCGAATCAGGCGGCGCAGGCATGCTGCGTTCGTGATGGGATTGCACTGAAGCGACGAGAGATGTTGGCCTCCGCCGATGTCACACCTTCGGTGGGCaccccggccacgcccaccaccgCTTTCAAGCCCTTCACGTGCAAGCTGTGCCTGATCGATGTGGAGGACGTGGGCGAGGCCATGGCGCTTCAGCAGTGCGGCTGCCAATTTTGTATCGAG TGCATGCGTGCCTACGTTGAGTTCGAGATTTCCGAGGGCGCTTACGAGATCTCCTGTCCGGACGCCACGTGCCCGGCCCAGGGTGCCATTTCCCTGCCCGAGATAGCGAACCTAACTACAACGAATCTGCTAAAGAAGCATCATAGATATCGCCTAAATCGAG AAATCGAATTGGACAAGACGCGCACCTGGTGTCCACGGGCTGGCTGCGAGACCATCTGCACGGTGGGTGCAGCAGCACAGCCTGGCCAGTCCAGCGTCATTTGCCAAATGGACGAGTCGCCGTCGACCTCGCAGAGCTACAGTCCACAGCAGGAGGTggccggaaacggaagcacAGGTGCCGCGGCCGGAAACGGAGCTCCCGTTCTCTCGGTGTCTGTTCACTGTCCCTCTTGCAAGGACGAATTCTGCGGCCTCTGCAAAAAGGCG TACCATCCGAACATAAGCTGCGACGAGTTTGGAAGACGCCTAATTGCCGATGGCCAGGACGACATTGGCATACCGTTCGACAACGAACTGATCAAGTGCTGCCCCATGTGCGCGGTGCCCATCGAAAAGGACGAGGGCTGCGCCCAGATGATGTGCAAGCGCTGCAAGCACGTCTTCTGCTGGTACTGCCTGGCCAGTTTGGAT GATGACTTCCTGCTGCGCCACTACGACAAGGGACCGTGCAAGAACAAGCTGGGGCACTCGCGGGCCTCGGTGGTCTGGCATCGTGCCCAAGTGATTGGGATCTTCGCCGGCTTTGGCattctgctgctggtggcctcgccgctgctgctcttgGCTGCTCCCTGCATCATCTGCTGCAAGTGCAGAGGGTGCACCGGGTCCAAGATCGACGAGGTGGACGCCGAACTGGAGGAGGAGGTCACTGCGCTGCAGGGCTAG
- the CG7220 gene encoding uncharacterized protein, isoform E, with the protein MMKLFKKPKDKIPKSEILTEPKEPKTPPVSKCGKPLQLDNSRWERRLHKELMSLIKEPPPGVTIDTESVQQNLSEWKINIKGFEGTLYEGEDFQLLFKFNNKYPFDSPEVTFIGTNIPVHPHVYSNGHICLSILTEDWSPALSVQSVCLSIASMLSSCREKKRPPDNTIYVKTCNKNPKKTKWWYHDDSV; encoded by the exons ATGATGAAGCTGTTTAAAAAACCCAAAGACAAAATACCCAAATCGGAGATTTTAACCGAGCCCAAGGAGCCCAAAACACCGCCGGTCTCCAAGTGCGGAAAACCTTTGCAGTTGGACAACTCGCGATGGGAG CGCCGCCTACACAAAGAGCTGATGTCCCTGATCAAGGAGCCGCCACCAGGCGTAACCATCGACACCGAGAGCGTACAACAAAATTTATCCGA ATggaaaataaacattaaagGTTTCGAGGGCACACTTTACGAGGGCGAGGACTTCCAGCTACTTTTCAAATTCAACAATAAATATCCGTTCGATTCGCCAGAG GTGACCTTCATCGGCACCAATATACCGGTGCATCCGCATGTCTACAGCAACGGACACATCTGCCTATCCATTCTGACCGAGGACTGGTCCCCGGCGCTGTCCGTGCAGTCCGTGTGCCTTAGCATAGCCTCCATGTTGAGTAGTTGTCGCGAAAAGAAGCGTCCGCCGGACAACACGATATACGTAAAAACCTGTAATAAGAATCCTAAAAAGACTAAATGGTGGTACCACG ATGATTCTGTTTAG
- the CG7220 gene encoding uncharacterized protein, isoform A, whose amino-acid sequence MSSKSPSERRLHKELMSLIKEPPPGVTIDTESVQQNLSEWKINIKGFEGTLYEGEDFQLLFKFNNKYPFDSPEVTFIGTNIPVHPHVYSNGHICLSILTEDWSPALSVQSVCLSIASMLSSCREKKRPPDNTIYVKTCNKNPKKTKWWYHDDSV is encoded by the exons ATGTCTTCGAAGTCGCCAAGCGAG CGCCGCCTACACAAAGAGCTGATGTCCCTGATCAAGGAGCCGCCACCAGGCGTAACCATCGACACCGAGAGCGTACAACAAAATTTATCCGA ATggaaaataaacattaaagGTTTCGAGGGCACACTTTACGAGGGCGAGGACTTCCAGCTACTTTTCAAATTCAACAATAAATATCCGTTCGATTCGCCAGAG GTGACCTTCATCGGCACCAATATACCGGTGCATCCGCATGTCTACAGCAACGGACACATCTGCCTATCCATTCTGACCGAGGACTGGTCCCCGGCGCTGTCCGTGCAGTCCGTGTGCCTTAGCATAGCCTCCATGTTGAGTAGTTGTCGCGAAAAGAAGCGTCCGCCGGACAACACGATATACGTAAAAACCTGTAATAAGAATCCTAAAAAGACTAAATGGTGGTACCACG ATGATTCTGTTTAG
- the Mat1 gene encoding menage a trois 1 — MDDQACPRCKTTKYRNPSLKLMVNVCGHTLCESCVDLLFLKGSGACPECMVPLRRNNFRVQLFEDPMVEKEVDIRRRILRDYNKREEDFASLAEYNDYLEEIEDIVYNLCNNIDIIETNKRIEAYKRDNREVIQRNKTRVGRDEYALEEMLELEKVQEEARRKELEELENEHKKKKARDKQALIEELMYSGKDAAQIVTEFAEKAEKQREEEKQLPPPKPANEFSTGIKFGQTADPSLLPVPKSEEGPLFVYEPLVPFSEGPAMPPTNEIVSRGYIAHIRAETPQENAGGFTSALACERALQEALQGLYYTATTGVVSGT; from the coding sequence ATGGACGACCAGGCGTGCCCGCGGTGCAAGACCACCAAATACCGGAATCCATCGCTCAAGCTGATGGTCAACGTTTGCGGACACACATTATGCGAATCTTGCGTGGACTTGCTGTTCCTCAAAGGATCCGGCGCCTGTCCAGAGTGCATGGTCCCATTGCGGCGCAACAACTTCCGCGTGCAGCTTTTTGAGGACCCAATGGTGGAGAAGGAGGTGGATATTCGTAGGCGAATTCTGCGCGACTACAATAAACGTGAGGAGGACTTTGCCTCCCTGGCGGAGTACAATGACTATCTGGAGGAGATCGAGGACATTGTGTACAATCTGTGCAACAACATCGACATCATCGAGACAAACAAGCGTATTGAGGCCTACAAGCGTGATAACCGTGAGGTCATTCAGCGGAATAAAACCCGCGTGGGACGCGATGAGTACGCGTTGGAGGAGATGCTGGAGCTGGAGAAAGTTCAGGAGGAGGCGCGTAGGAAGGAGCTGGAGGAACTGGAGAACGAgcacaagaagaagaaggccCGCGACAAGCAGGCGCTGATCGAGGAGCTGATGTACAGCGGCAAGGATGCCGCCCAAATTGTCACCGAGTTCGCcgaaaaagcggaaaagcagCGCGAGGAGGAGAAACAGCTTCCACCGCCGAAGCCCGCCAACGAGTTCTCTACGGGCATAAAGTTCGGACAGACAGCTGATCCCAGTCTGCTGCCCGTTCCCAAATCGGAGGAGGGTCCACTTTTCGTATACGAGCCACTTGTTCCTTTCAGTGAGGGACCTGCCATGCCGCCCACAAATGAGATCGTGTCCAGGGGCTATATTGCCCACATACGAGCTGAAACACCGCAGGAGAACGCCGGCGGATTCACATCCGCTCTGGCTTGTGAACGGGCGCTTCAGGAGGCGCTGCAGGGACTCTACTATACGGCTACAACGGGTGTGGTATCTGGCACCTAG